Within Halobacterium jilantaiense, the genomic segment GGTGCAGACGCTGATGGAGTCGTGGTACGGGAACCGGAGGTCGTGGTCCCGCATCCCGTGGTACTTCACCAGTCCCTGAATCGGGTGCGCTCGAGCGGTCGCTTTCATACCACGTAGCCGGATTGTCGCGCGCATAAACGTCCCGGAAGCCGGCCAGCGCGCCCGCCCGCCGGACGACGCCCCGTACTCGAACGTTCGCCCGCTTCCGGTACAGCGAAGGGCGGCGGCGCACAGGCGACAGTATGGGCACACGTCTGGAGTCGGGGGAAGCGCAGGCCGTAGAGGTAATCGACCGCCTCTCCGAGGCGTATCCGGAGCCGGAGATCTCGCTGACGTTCTCGAACCGGATGGAACTGCTCGTCGCCGTAATCCTCTCCGCACAGTGCACGGACGAGCGCGTGAACAAGGAGACCGAACACCTCTTCGAGACGTACGAGACCGTCGAAGACTACGCGAACGCCGACGAGGAGGAACTCGCGGAGGACCTGAACTCCATCACGTACTACAACAGCAAGGCGGGCTACATCAAGAGCGCCGCGCAGGCCATCCGCGACGAGCACGACGGCGAGGTCCCGGACACGATGAGCGAGCTGACCGACCTCTCCGGCGTCGGCCGGAAGACGGCGAACGTCGTCCTCCAGCACGGCCACGACATCACGGAAGGCATCGTCGTCGACACGCACGTCCAGCGGCTCTCGCGGCGGCTCGGCATCACCGAGGAGGAGCGGCCGGAGGCCATCGAGGAGGACCTGATGCCGGTGGTGCCCCGCGAACACTGGAAGAACTACACGCACTGGCTCATCGCGCACGGCCGAGAGACGTGTACGGCGCGGAACCCCGACTGCGCGGACTGCGTCCTCTCGGACATCTGTCCGTCCTCGAAGGCGGACAGCGACGTGGACCTCGCGGACGGCAGCGAGTGGTAACACCGTTCCGTCCGGCGGTAAGTCGACGTTTGTCCCCGGTTCACCGGGGATGAAACCGCGATTTTAGCTTCACGAGACGTTTTACTGGAGGGGGACGAATCCCCAGTCGATGACAGCGAACCGTCTACTCCCGGGCGGGTCGTCCGTGGAGCGCGGCGAGGGCTCGGAGGTCGTGAGCATCCGGGAGGACGCCGCCGACGAGGTCTTCGAGGCGCTGTCCTCGGGGACCGCCCGCGAGATTCTCGCGGCGCTCTACGAGGACCCCGATACGGCGTCGAGCGTCGCCGACCGCGTCGACACGTCCCTGCAGAACGCGAGCTACCACATCGAGAAGCTCGTCGACGCGGACCTGGTAGAGGTCGCGGACACGTGGTACTCCGAGCAGGGCCGGGAGATGAAGGTGTACGCGCCAGCGAGCGACTCGCTGGTGCTGTTCGCGTCCGACGAGTCGTCGGCCCCTGCGCTCAAAGACCGGCTGCTGCGGCTGCTCGGCGTGGTCGGCATCCTCGGCGCGGCGAGCTTCGTGGTCCAGCGGCTGGTCGGCGGCCAGGCGTCCGACGGACAGGCCGCCACCACCGGGGGAGGTGAGGGCGGTGGATTCCAGCTCGCCTCCAAGGAAAGCGTCGACGCAAATACGACGGCCCAGCAGACGGTGGAAAAGGCTGCAGATTCGGAGGCCACCGACTTCGTCGCGGAGGCAGCCGACGCCGTCGCGGGTGGCGTCCCACCGGGCCTGCTGTTCTTCGCTGGCGGCCTGCTGATGCTGGCTGTCGTCCTCGGATTCTCTTGGTACCGCGGCCGCTAAATCGGAATCTCGTTGTACCGCATCGCGTACCGGACGACGCCGAGCACCCACGCGACGAGCCAGCAGCCGACGTACCCGACGACGCCGCCGCGCAGCCGCATCCGCCAAGCGCCCATGTTCTCGTGAATCTCGTCGATTTCGATGTCCCGGTCCGGGTCGTTGTAGAGGTTGTACTCGCGCTTCGCGCGGAGGATTGGGACGATGCCCGTGAGCGCGAACGCGAGGAACGCGTACGCCTGCACGCCGAAGAAAGCGTGGAGAGCAGCGAACCCGCCGAGCTGGTCGAACAGCCGGGGAATCATCCAGACGGCGACGGGCACCGTGTTGAGTGTGAGGCCGACGAAGATGTACGAGAGGTGGTGGCGGAGCACGCCCCACGTCACCGGTTCGGCGTCGATGATGATCCACGCGCCGTAGATGTAGAAGGGGAAACTCAGCGTGACGAGCAACCCGGCGACGGTGGCGACCGCCACGTCCTCGACCATGTGTGGTCCTTCGGCCGACGGGACAAAACCGGTTCGACTCGCGGCCCACAAGACGTATGCCGAATCTGGGGGAACGGCCGAACATGTCCCCGAGGCGCGTGCTGCTGGTCGCCCTCCTCGTCGCGGTCGCCGGCTGCACCGGTGATGGTCCGTCCGGTGGCGTCGGCGACGACACGACTACAACGACGGCCGCTGCCACGACCGCGCCGACGACCGGTGAGACAATCGAACCGCACACAGCACACGGAACGTCGCACACCAGTCGCCACCTCACCGTGCAAGCGTGGCACGACGCCGAGAACGTCACCGTCACGCTCGCACCCGAGGGAGACACCGAGCAGTTCGCTGTTCGGGCGGGCGAGGAGCGCTCGTTCACCAGAAGTATTCACGAGCGCGGGCACGGCGTGCACGTCGTCGTCGAACGGGACGGCGAAGTCGTGTACGAGGCCTCCGTCCTGGCCTACCAGTACCACCGGGTGACTGTCCGCGAGAACGAGACGAGCGTCACGAAGGCAGTCACGTAGGTCGGTCGGAAGCGTTTACACGCTCGGACCGCAACCCTCAGGGGATGACGGACTCCAGCGCCGGCGGAGACGAGTCCGAGCCGTCGGGTGACGACACCCCGCCGGACGGACGCGAGCCGGACCCGGAGCGAGCGCAAGTAACCCCGAGCGAGGTCGCGGCGGACGTCGACGAGGAGTACGACTTCGAGGAGTTCGGCCCCGGACAGATGGCCGATATGACCGCCGAGGAGTGGGAGGCGGCCTTCGACCCGGACACCTGGATTACAGGGGCAGACCTCCTCGACCGCGTGGAAGCCGACCTCAGGCACCGCGTCGCCACGCGCGACGTGTTCGCCGTCGTCGAGCGCGACAGCATCGACGGCGAACCGGTCGTACTCGCGTACTCCGACGAGGGGTACGGCGTCGTCTACGACGACGGCACCGTCGAGGGGTCGGGGACGGTGCTTCGGGACGTGAAACCGACTGTCGCGCTCTGCTCGATGGACGACTACGACGTTCCCGAACCGCCGGAAGGGGCCGGCCTCCCGGACCCTCGAGAGATACCCGAGGGCAGCGGCGGCTTCGGAACGTCGCTGCTGAAGTACGTCGGCATCGCTCAGCTGGTGGCCGGCGTCCTGCTGTTCTTCGCGCCGTTCGTCTACGACCCCATCGTGCGCGGCTGCCCGTCCGTCCCGGACTCGGCCGCACACGCCTGTTCAGTCGCGGGGACGACACTGACGCTCCACCCGCTCGGTGACTCCGCAGTCATCGCCGCCATCGCCGGCGTCGGATTCGTCGCCTTCGGCGTGTTCATGCTCACACTCGTCGCGAACGCGCGCCTCTCGGACCGCTTCCGGGCCGAAGAGTTCCGGAACCGCCTCCGCTCGGCGGGCGTCGGTGGCGGAGAGCGGCCGCCGTTCGTCCCCGAGACCGACGGCTACGACGAGAGTGCGGAACCGGGCGAAGAAGCCCCGTAAGCCGCCGATACTGGCCTCGTAGCGGCACCGGGCCATCGGTGGGTTTATGCGTTTCCCATCCTGATTCTGGAGTGTATGAAGAGGCGGGACTTTCTGAAAATCGCGACCGGTTCGGCTGGCGGTGCCGCGGCCGTCGGAGCAGCCGGTGCGCAGTCGTCTCCGTCCTCGTCAGCCGTCCTGCAACAGGAGGGTAACAACTCCACAGCCAACGGCACGACGACGGGCAACGGCACAGAGGGCAACAGCACGGCCACGTCCGGTGGCGGCGGTGGCGGCACCACCAAGACCGTCGCAGTCGGACCCAATGGTCAGAACGTATTCGAACCGGCCACCGTCTACGTCGCGCCCGGTGACACCGTCAAGTGGGTGTGGGAAGGAGAAGGCCACAACGTCCACGCGACCGGTGTCCCGGACGAAGCCGACTGGAGCGTGCAGACGGAGATCGTCTCACCGCCGTTCGAGTACGAGTACACGTTCGACGGGCCGACCGGCGAGTACAACTACGTCTGTGACCCCCACGCCTCCGTCGGCATGGAGGGCACCGTCGTCGTCAACGAGTCCGGCGCTCCGCCGGAGGGCGAAGGCGGTGGTGGCGAGTCGCGGACACCCCACGAGATGGGCGTGCCGTTCCAGGCCCACTTCGTCGGTATCGCCACCATTCTCATGATGATCGTGAGTCTGGTGTACACGTTCTTCGTGTTGAAGTACGGCGAGTCGCGCCACGCCAGCGCACCGAACAAAGAATAATGTCATCCAAAGGCTCCAACTACGGCGACATCCACCGGTACGAACCCGCCAACGAGAGCACCGCGGCGATGATCACCATCGTCTTGCTCACCATCGTCGAGGTGGTGTTCGTCGCGCTGTTCACGTGGGGACTCGTCACCGGCCTCGGCACCGACCCGGTCGGCAACATGTACCTCGGGTTCCTGCTCGCGGCCATCTTCATCGACCTCTCGTTCATCCTCATGCTGTACCGCAAGGAGTTCCTCCCGGACGTGATGATCGTGAAGAAGCGCCGCCGGAAGTGGGAGGACCTCTACATCCGTGAGGACCAGGCCGACGGGACGTCGATGGTCGGGGACACGGTCGAACAGTTCAAGAAGGCGGTCTACCCGTACATGAGGAAATAACACTATGTCAGATAAGTACCCAGAGAGCTCGGGGCGTCGCCGGTTCGTGAAGGGTGTCGTGGGGAGTGCGACCCTCGCCGGCGCCGGCACGGCCGGTGTCGCGGCCCTCGACAGTGTCACGAACCCGAGCGGTGCCGGCGGTGGCCCGGTCGAGTACTACGCCGTGGAGAACGTCGCGGGTCCGGCACCGAGAGGGATGCCGATGGTCCCGCTCGAAATCGACGACGAGGGGTTCGTTCGCGGTATCTACCCCGAAGTCCAGAAAGTCGAACAGAAGGGCGAGACCGTCGAGGTCGCCCGCGAGGAAATCGGCGGCATCGAGTACAGCCCCGACTGGTTCCAGTACTGCGGCGTGCAGGGCTACGAGGGAGTCGACCCGGGCTACGACGGTGACAACTACTTCCGGTACTCGAACACGGGCTACGATTGGCAGCCGACCTCGGGCCGTGTCAACGTCGAGGACTTCCAGGACTACGACACCTGGGAGAACGACTACGGCGACGCCGGCATCGGGAAGCCTGCGAAGGCGACGTGGCGCTCCCAGAACACGGAGAACACGATGCCGATTCAGATTATCCGTAGTTCCATCATC encodes:
- the nth gene encoding endonuclease III; the encoded protein is MGTRLESGEAQAVEVIDRLSEAYPEPEISLTFSNRMELLVAVILSAQCTDERVNKETEHLFETYETVEDYANADEEELAEDLNSITYYNSKAGYIKSAAQAIRDEHDGEVPDTMSELTDLSGVGRKTANVVLQHGHDITEGIVVDTHVQRLSRRLGITEEERPEAIEEDLMPVVPREHWKNYTHWLIAHGRETCTARNPDCADCVLSDICPSSKADSDVDLADGSEW
- a CDS encoding ArsR/SmtB family transcription factor; amino-acid sequence: MTANRLLPGGSSVERGEGSEVVSIREDAADEVFEALSSGTAREILAALYEDPDTASSVADRVDTSLQNASYHIEKLVDADLVEVADTWYSEQGREMKVYAPASDSLVLFASDESSAPALKDRLLRLLGVVGILGAASFVVQRLVGGQASDGQAATTGGGEGGGFQLASKESVDANTTAQQTVEKAADSEATDFVAEAADAVAGGVPPGLLFFAGGLLMLAVVLGFSWYRGR
- a CDS encoding DUF7321 family protein yields the protein MVEDVAVATVAGLLVTLSFPFYIYGAWIIIDAEPVTWGVLRHHLSYIFVGLTLNTVPVAVWMIPRLFDQLGGFAALHAFFGVQAYAFLAFALTGIVPILRAKREYNLYNDPDRDIEIDEIHENMGAWRMRLRGGVVGYVGCWLVAWVLGVVRYAMRYNEIPI
- a CDS encoding DUF7319 domain-containing protein, whose product is MTDSSAGGDESEPSGDDTPPDGREPDPERAQVTPSEVAADVDEEYDFEEFGPGQMADMTAEEWEAAFDPDTWITGADLLDRVEADLRHRVATRDVFAVVERDSIDGEPVVLAYSDEGYGVVYDDGTVEGSGTVLRDVKPTVALCSMDDYDVPEPPEGAGLPDPREIPEGSGGFGTSLLKYVGIAQLVAGVLLFFAPFVYDPIVRGCPSVPDSAAHACSVAGTTLTLHPLGDSAVIAAIAGVGFVAFGVFMLTLVANARLSDRFRAEEFRNRLRSAGVGGGERPPFVPETDGYDESAEPGEEAP
- a CDS encoding plastocyanin/azurin family copper-binding protein; the encoded protein is MKRRDFLKIATGSAGGAAAVGAAGAQSSPSSSAVLQQEGNNSTANGTTTGNGTEGNSTATSGGGGGGTTKTVAVGPNGQNVFEPATVYVAPGDTVKWVWEGEGHNVHATGVPDEADWSVQTEIVSPPFEYEYTFDGPTGEYNYVCDPHASVGMEGTVVVNESGAPPEGEGGGGESRTPHEMGVPFQAHFVGIATILMMIVSLVYTFFVLKYGESRHASAPNKE
- a CDS encoding DUF7318 family protein, with the protein product MSSKGSNYGDIHRYEPANESTAAMITIVLLTIVEVVFVALFTWGLVTGLGTDPVGNMYLGFLLAAIFIDLSFILMLYRKEFLPDVMIVKKRRRKWEDLYIREDQADGTSMVGDTVEQFKKAVYPYMRK
- a CDS encoding Rieske 2Fe-2S domain-containing protein; its protein translation is MSDKYPESSGRRRFVKGVVGSATLAGAGTAGVAALDSVTNPSGAGGGPVEYYAVENVAGPAPRGMPMVPLEIDDEGFVRGIYPEVQKVEQKGETVEVAREEIGGIEYSPDWFQYCGVQGYEGVDPGYDGDNYFRYSNTGYDWQPTSGRVNVEDFQDYDTWENDYGDAGIGKPAKATWRSQNTENTMPIQIIRSSIIEDKIESESGEVVDWLDAATQDGFMAILNKCTHFCCAPSGFRTSSYGGADDKIYCQCHQSIYDPYSIVKKSFVAFARPEN